In a single window of the uncultured Pseudodesulfovibrio sp. genome:
- a CDS encoding BMC domain-containing protein, translated as MRYHGEEALGLIETLGMVPAIGGADAMLKTADVELVSYENVGSTLVAVMVTGDVAAVEASVAAGAVAAAQVGKLTAKNVMPRPIRGVGDIVAVHGVERGKDEGAPRPRAMGLIETFGIVFVLEAADAMMKTADVELIGYENVASGYISVLVQGDVAACKAAVDAGVKAVERMDASVYSSLVIPTPHPDLEKITKIYAIDNLLP; from the coding sequence TTGAGGTATCACGGCGAAGAGGCCCTCGGTCTCATTGAAACTCTCGGAATGGTCCCGGCCATCGGCGGCGCTGACGCCATGCTCAAGACCGCCGATGTGGAACTCGTTTCGTATGAAAACGTCGGCTCCACCCTGGTTGCCGTCATGGTCACCGGTGATGTGGCCGCCGTGGAGGCGTCCGTTGCCGCCGGGGCCGTTGCCGCCGCGCAGGTGGGCAAGCTGACCGCCAAGAACGTCATGCCCCGGCCCATTCGCGGCGTGGGCGACATCGTTGCGGTCCACGGCGTGGAGCGGGGCAAGGACGAGGGCGCGCCGCGGCCGAGGGCCATGGGCCTGATCGAGACCTTCGGCATCGTTTTCGTGCTCGAGGCCGCCGACGCCATGATGAAGACCGCGGACGTGGAACTCATCGGCTACGAGAACGTTGCCTCCGGGTACATCTCCGTACTGGTTCAGGGCGACGTGGCCGCGTGCAAGGCCGCCGTGGACGCCGGAGTCAAGGCCGTGGAGCGGATGGATGCGTCCGTATACAGCTCCCTGGTCATTCCGACTCCCCACCCGGACCTGGAAAAGATCACCAAAATCTACGCCATCGACAACCTGCTGCCCTAG
- a CDS encoding aldehyde dehydrogenase family protein, whose amino-acid sequence MIIDNDLLSMQQARILAENACAAQKALALFPQERLDEIVERIVLAVTPHLGELAKLSCTETDGGLWQDKLVKNGFVCTNVFERLGAVRCVGVIAEDRANGLMDVGVPLGVIAAACPSTSPVSTTIYLTLIAIKSGNAIVFTPHPRAEKSMKRVLDIMIPAAHEAGLPEGCLTYLDTVTRSGSLELMNHPCVSLLLVSGVPGLLEAARSTGKPVIYGGTGNGPAFIERTADIVRAVRDILASKTFDNGMAPSAEQSIVVDGCVEREVVQALEENGAYFMTEVQSLALAEHFFCPLGKRRKGTMGVSASVLASRAGFSVPDGTRVLVARRKYVADNDPYSRELLAPVLALYVEDDWMHACEKCIELLLHEKNAHTLSIHSQDEEVIRQFALKKPVGRLLVNTPAAFGGMGATTNLFPSMTLGSGSAGRGITADNVSPMNLVYVRKIGRGVRDGESLLGSARPADVRPANFGSVERSDNEFHGTDQLHLLERILKEAIKTIR is encoded by the coding sequence ATGATCATCGACAACGACCTGCTCTCCATGCAGCAAGCCCGTATCCTGGCCGAGAACGCCTGTGCCGCGCAAAAGGCGCTGGCCCTGTTCCCGCAGGAGCGGCTTGACGAGATCGTCGAACGCATCGTCCTGGCCGTGACCCCTCATCTGGGCGAATTGGCGAAACTCTCCTGCACGGAGACGGACGGCGGTCTGTGGCAGGACAAGCTGGTCAAGAACGGGTTCGTCTGCACCAACGTTTTCGAACGCCTGGGAGCCGTGCGTTGCGTCGGCGTCATTGCCGAGGACCGGGCAAACGGCCTCATGGACGTGGGCGTGCCTCTGGGAGTCATCGCCGCCGCCTGCCCGTCCACCAGCCCGGTCTCCACGACCATTTATCTGACCCTGATCGCCATCAAGTCCGGCAACGCCATCGTCTTCACGCCCCATCCCCGGGCCGAGAAGAGCATGAAGCGCGTGCTGGACATCATGATCCCGGCCGCCCACGAGGCGGGGCTGCCCGAAGGCTGCCTGACCTACCTGGACACCGTCACCCGCAGCGGCTCGCTCGAGCTGATGAACCATCCCTGCGTGTCCCTGTTGCTGGTCTCGGGCGTCCCCGGCCTGCTTGAGGCCGCCCGGTCCACCGGCAAGCCGGTCATTTACGGCGGCACGGGAAACGGCCCGGCCTTCATCGAGCGCACTGCCGACATCGTGCGGGCTGTTCGGGACATCCTCGCCAGCAAGACGTTCGACAACGGCATGGCCCCCTCGGCCGAGCAGTCCATCGTTGTCGACGGCTGCGTGGAGCGTGAAGTGGTCCAGGCTCTTGAGGAGAACGGGGCCTACTTCATGACCGAAGTGCAGTCTCTGGCCCTGGCCGAACATTTTTTCTGCCCTCTGGGCAAACGTCGCAAGGGCACCATGGGCGTGTCCGCGTCCGTTCTGGCTTCCCGCGCAGGCTTTTCGGTACCCGACGGCACACGGGTACTGGTGGCCCGGCGCAAGTACGTGGCCGACAACGATCCGTATTCACGGGAACTCCTGGCCCCGGTGCTGGCGCTCTACGTTGAGGACGACTGGATGCACGCCTGCGAAAAGTGCATCGAGCTGCTCCTGCACGAGAAAAACGCCCACACCCTGTCCATCCATTCGCAGGACGAGGAGGTCATCCGCCAGTTCGCCCTGAAGAAGCCCGTGGGCAGGCTGCTGGTCAACACCCCGGCGGCCTTCGGCGGCATGGGCGCGACCACCAACCTGTTCCCGTCCATGACCCTGGGCAGCGGCTCGGCCGGTCGGGGCATCACGGCGGACAACGTCTCCCCCATGAACCTGGTCTACGTGCGCAAGATCGGGCGCGGCGTGCGCGACGGCGAAAGCCTGCTCGGTTCGGCCCGGCCCGCAGACGTCAGGCCCGCAAACTTCGGGTCTGTTGAGCGGAGCGACAACGAATTTCATGGCACCGACCAACTGCATTTGTTGGAGCGGATTCTCAAGGAAGCGATCAAGACCATCCGCTGA
- a CDS encoding methyl-accepting chemotaxis protein — translation MSIKYKVLLPTIPLVLLIGCVGFFLLTGRFGELRTSFAEMLVGNAAKTLEQNTEEAAVRAEEEAALFSRLPSVIQAFSLAHQGNIDDEADPVVQAAREDLRVQLAPALEGYKETMGEKLRLHFHLPNGRSLARMWRDKQAKRNGKWVDVSDDISSFRKTVLDVNRDGKPRRGIEPGRGGFAIRGLVAVKDASGHQLGSVEVLKSYGDVFKLFKDEEGSFYTLYMDASLLPTTTNLQDPAKYPLVGKAYVRVAGKENAELDGRITPEQLRKAVDGRYVTIEGNYAVVYLPVKDYQGKPIGVITLARDISFQNAILDSAVVLVLVLLGLAVLVPLLTLLGVMRYAVFRPLNRIRDLAEQVSRGNLTQSEPVTSRDEIGAIHRSVSRIPVNLSALIDECEATAREVARGVVRARGDADRYEGAYAQLIQSMNRVADTYTATFDSFPFPLFTVDRDHNLLFINKNAEEIAGNDGRQLLGTPCSSVFNTDICRTEDCVCTRAMQAMERAVGSTRGKLEAGEVDIKGYASPLFDEENRVVGALEVIVDQTDILDSQRKMQHVADRAGRLSERMTTASQQLLERVEESRGGAEEQSARATETATAMEEMNATVLEVARNANEAARNAEQAEDQARAGRDVVGKVVASVNEVLELASLLRDNMGELGGQADDIGRVMTVINDIADQTNLLALNAAIEAARAGDAGRGFAVVADEVRKLAEKTMAATTEVGSAIGAIQTVAQRNVTETDKVARVVETCTTLAEEAGTSLAEIVEFSRDSVRQVQGIAAAAEEQSATSEQITQATEDMHRISQDTSQAMTHSAQACSELTAIAKELDGLIGELGSA, via the coding sequence ATGAGCATCAAGTATAAGGTCCTGTTGCCGACCATCCCGCTGGTGTTGCTGATCGGGTGCGTCGGCTTCTTCCTGCTTACGGGCCGGTTCGGCGAGTTGCGGACCTCCTTTGCCGAGATGCTGGTCGGCAATGCTGCCAAGACCCTTGAGCAGAACACCGAGGAAGCGGCGGTGCGGGCCGAGGAAGAGGCTGCCCTGTTCAGCCGTCTGCCTTCGGTCATCCAAGCCTTTTCCCTGGCCCATCAGGGGAATATCGACGACGAGGCCGATCCCGTGGTGCAGGCAGCCCGAGAGGACCTGCGCGTTCAGCTCGCTCCCGCTCTGGAAGGGTACAAGGAGACCATGGGCGAAAAGCTCAGGCTCCATTTCCATCTGCCCAACGGGCGCAGCCTGGCGCGCATGTGGCGTGACAAGCAGGCCAAGCGCAACGGCAAGTGGGTGGACGTATCCGACGACATTTCCAGCTTTCGCAAGACGGTCCTGGACGTGAACCGCGACGGCAAACCGCGCCGGGGCATCGAGCCCGGGCGGGGCGGCTTCGCCATCCGCGGGCTGGTGGCCGTCAAGGACGCATCTGGCCATCAGCTGGGTTCCGTGGAGGTGCTCAAGAGCTACGGCGACGTCTTCAAGCTCTTCAAGGACGAGGAAGGCAGCTTCTACACCTTGTATATGGACGCATCTCTGCTCCCGACCACCACCAACCTGCAGGACCCCGCGAAATATCCCCTGGTCGGCAAGGCCTATGTCCGTGTGGCGGGCAAGGAGAACGCCGAACTGGACGGCAGGATAACGCCCGAACAGTTGCGCAAGGCCGTTGACGGGCGCTACGTGACCATCGAGGGCAACTACGCCGTGGTCTATCTTCCGGTGAAGGATTACCAGGGCAAGCCCATCGGCGTGATCACCCTGGCGCGCGACATCTCGTTCCAGAACGCCATTCTGGACAGCGCCGTGGTCCTGGTTTTGGTCCTCCTGGGTCTGGCTGTGCTCGTGCCTCTCCTGACCCTGCTGGGAGTCATGCGTTACGCGGTTTTCCGGCCGCTTAACCGCATCCGCGACCTGGCCGAACAGGTTTCTCGCGGAAACCTGACCCAAAGCGAGCCGGTGACCAGCCGCGACGAGATCGGGGCCATCCATCGGTCCGTCAGCCGGATCCCGGTCAATCTTTCGGCTCTCATCGACGAGTGCGAAGCCACGGCCCGCGAGGTCGCGCGAGGCGTTGTCCGCGCCCGTGGCGATGCAGACCGATACGAGGGCGCTTACGCCCAGCTCATCCAAAGCATGAACAGGGTGGCGGACACCTACACCGCGACCTTCGATTCCTTTCCGTTTCCTTTGTTCACAGTGGACCGGGACCACAACCTGCTCTTCATCAACAAGAACGCCGAGGAGATCGCCGGGAACGATGGTCGGCAGCTTTTGGGGACGCCGTGCAGCAGCGTCTTCAACACCGACATCTGCCGGACCGAAGACTGCGTGTGTACCCGGGCCATGCAGGCCATGGAGCGGGCTGTCGGCTCCACACGGGGCAAGCTCGAGGCAGGCGAGGTGGACATCAAGGGCTACGCCAGCCCCTTGTTCGACGAGGAGAACAGGGTTGTCGGTGCCCTTGAGGTCATCGTTGACCAGACCGACATCCTGGATTCCCAGCGCAAGATGCAGCATGTCGCCGACAGGGCGGGTAGGTTGTCCGAGCGCATGACCACCGCTTCGCAGCAGCTGTTGGAACGCGTGGAGGAGTCCCGTGGCGGGGCCGAGGAACAGAGCGCCCGCGCCACCGAGACGGCCACGGCCATGGAGGAGATGAACGCCACGGTGCTCGAGGTGGCCCGCAATGCCAATGAGGCCGCCCGGAACGCGGAGCAGGCCGAAGACCAGGCGCGGGCCGGGCGCGACGTGGTGGGCAAGGTTGTCGCATCGGTCAACGAGGTCCTGGAGCTCGCTTCCCTGTTGCGCGACAACATGGGCGAACTCGGCGGCCAGGCCGACGACATCGGCCGGGTCATGACCGTTATCAACGATATTGCGGATCAGACCAACCTGTTGGCGCTCAACGCAGCCATTGAGGCGGCCCGGGCGGGCGACGCCGGACGCGGGTTCGCCGTGGTCGCCGACGAGGTGCGCAAGCTGGCCGAAAAGACCATGGCGGCCACCACCGAGGTGGGCAGCGCCATCGGGGCCATTCAAACCGTGGCCCAGCGCAACGTCACCGAAACCGACAAGGTGGCTCGCGTGGTCGAGACCTGCACCACCCTGGCCGAAGAGGCGGGCACGTCCCTTGCCGAGATCGTCGAATTTTCGCGCGATTCCGTGCGCCAGGTCCAGGGTATCGCCGCGGCGGCCGAGGAACAGTCCGCCACGTCGGAACAGATCACCCAGGCCACCGAGGACATGCACCGCATCTCCCAGGACACCAGCCAGGCCATGACCCATTCGGCCCAGGCCTGTAGCGAACTGACGGCCATTGCCAAAGAGCTCGACGGTCTCATCGGGGAACTCGGCTCCGCCTGA
- a CDS encoding 4Fe-4S dicluster domain-containing protein, which produces MNGKSFLVDLTRCTACRGCQIACKQWKKLPAEKTTNWGSYQNPKDLSSETIRLVRFSEVMDGDTLRWLFFPEQCRHCLEAPCSTVPDNPKAIIHDKETGAVVYTELTAEEDGESIRMACPYDIPRVDPETNVVNKCDMCIDRVRAGKLPACVQACPTGTMNFGDREDMLKLAEERLEAAQEKFPDAMLVDPEETRVIYLAAVDPASYYDYLEADASDVMPNSMTRKQFLAKLGKPIRTMRS; this is translated from the coding sequence ATGAACGGTAAATCATTCCTGGTCGATCTGACCCGCTGCACCGCGTGCCGGGGCTGCCAGATCGCCTGCAAGCAATGGAAGAAGCTCCCCGCCGAGAAGACCACCAACTGGGGCTCGTACCAGAATCCCAAGGACCTGTCCTCCGAGACCATCCGGCTCGTCCGGTTCTCCGAGGTGATGGACGGCGACACCCTCCGCTGGCTGTTCTTCCCGGAACAGTGCCGCCACTGTCTGGAGGCCCCCTGCTCCACGGTGCCCGACAACCCCAAGGCCATCATCCACGACAAGGAAACCGGGGCCGTGGTCTACACCGAACTGACGGCGGAAGAGGACGGCGAGTCCATCCGCATGGCCTGCCCCTACGACATCCCCAGAGTGGACCCCGAGACCAATGTGGTGAACAAGTGCGACATGTGCATCGACCGGGTCCGGGCGGGCAAACTCCCGGCCTGTGTCCAGGCCTGCCCCACCGGGACCATGAACTTCGGCGACCGCGAGGACATGCTCAAGCTGGCCGAGGAACGCCTCGAGGCGGCACAGGAGAAGTTCCCGGACGCCATGCTGGTGGACCCGGAGGAGACCCGGGTCATCTACCTGGCCGCGGTCGATCCGGCGAGCTACTACGACTACCTTGAGGCGGACGCCTCGGACGTCATGCCCAATTCCATGACCAGAAAGCAGTTCCTGGCCAAGTTGGGCAAGCCGATACGGACCATGCGCTCCTAG
- the fdnG gene encoding formate dehydrogenase-N subunit alpha, whose product MSVNRRSFLKLAAVAAASSAFGGLGFAAESKAVDRIAMLQPKWSKQTTSVCCYCAVGCGLIVNTDLKTKRAVNVEGDPDHPINEGATCAKGASIWQLAENKERPPRPMYRAPYSSEWKEVSWDWALGEIAKRVKKTRDESFTEKNAKGQVVNRCNGLASVGSAAIDNEECWTFQAMLRALGLVWIEHQARICHSSTVAALAETFGRGAMTNHWNDIANSDCILVMGSNAAENHPISFKWVTKAMTKGAKLIHVDPRFTRTSAKADLYCQLRAGTDIAVLGGLIKYILDNDLIQHDYVVSHTNATFIVGEKFTFDDGLFSGYTKNGDDADYAGKYDKSQWAFETDAEGLPKKDPTLKHPRCVYNLLKKHYARYDVDKVVSTSGIEKEHLLKFYELFAATGKPDKAGTIMYAMGWTQHTVGTQYIRTMAMVQLLLGNIGVAGGGVNALRGESNVQGSTDHCLLWHILPGYLATPNAAIESYDAYVTSKAKPHLEGAKDPKSAAWWQYYPKYMASFLKAMYPEASLDDGYKWLPKAEDGTTYTWLQLFEHMDKKEFTGFFAWGMNPACGGANASKNRRAMANLDWMVNVNIFDNETGSFWRGPGMDPKNVKTEVFFLPCCVSIEKEGSITNSGRWMQWRYQGPTPRGESKSDGHIMTELFEAIKKLYAKEGGAFPEPIQNLSVDMWQSHGEYDAHMVAKLINGYFLKDVTIKGKTYKKGTLVPSFAFLQDDGSTASGNWLYCNSYTEDGNKASRRSTEQTPEQAKIGLFSNWSWCWPVNRRIIYNRASCDNTGKPYAPQKPVVTWNGEKWIGDVPDGGWAPGTKYAFIMKPNGHGHVFGAGRMDGPFPEHYEPMETPFKAHEFSNQLNNPTALRFAHETMAVADPKYPYVATTYRVTEHWQTGLMTRHTPWLLETMPQLFVEMSEELAKEKGIENGEKVMVESIRGKVWAIAMVTKRMHPLKIMGKTVYQIGMPWCFGWQMPHDGSGGDSANLLTPSVGDPNTGIPETKVFVANVHKM is encoded by the coding sequence ATGAGCGTCAACAGAAGAAGCTTTCTCAAACTGGCCGCTGTGGCCGCCGCTTCGTCGGCGTTCGGCGGATTGGGATTCGCGGCCGAGTCGAAGGCCGTGGACCGGATCGCCATGCTGCAGCCCAAATGGAGCAAGCAGACCACCTCGGTATGCTGCTATTGCGCCGTGGGTTGCGGCCTGATCGTCAATACCGACCTCAAGACCAAGCGGGCCGTCAACGTCGAGGGCGACCCGGACCATCCCATCAACGAAGGCGCCACCTGCGCCAAGGGCGCGTCCATCTGGCAGCTGGCCGAGAACAAGGAACGCCCGCCCCGTCCCATGTACCGTGCGCCGTACTCGTCCGAATGGAAGGAAGTCTCCTGGGACTGGGCCCTGGGTGAAATCGCGAAAAGGGTCAAAAAAACCCGCGACGAAAGCTTTACCGAAAAGAACGCCAAGGGCCAGGTGGTCAACCGTTGCAACGGACTGGCCTCGGTCGGCTCGGCGGCCATCGACAACGAGGAGTGCTGGACCTTCCAGGCCATGCTCCGCGCCCTCGGCCTTGTCTGGATCGAGCATCAGGCGCGTATCTGCCACAGCTCCACCGTGGCGGCCCTGGCCGAGACCTTCGGCCGCGGTGCCATGACCAACCACTGGAACGACATCGCCAACAGCGACTGTATCCTGGTCATGGGCAGCAATGCCGCCGAAAACCACCCCATCTCCTTCAAGTGGGTGACCAAGGCCATGACCAAGGGTGCCAAGCTCATCCACGTGGACCCGCGCTTCACCCGCACCTCGGCCAAGGCCGACCTCTACTGCCAATTGCGCGCCGGAACCGACATCGCCGTACTCGGCGGGCTGATCAAGTACATCCTGGACAACGACCTGATCCAGCACGACTACGTGGTCAGCCACACCAACGCGACCTTCATCGTGGGCGAAAAATTCACGTTCGACGACGGCCTGTTCAGCGGCTACACCAAGAACGGCGACGACGCGGACTACGCCGGCAAGTACGACAAGTCCCAGTGGGCCTTTGAAACGGACGCCGAAGGGCTGCCCAAGAAGGACCCGACTCTGAAGCACCCGCGTTGCGTCTACAACCTGCTCAAGAAGCACTACGCCCGCTACGACGTGGACAAGGTTGTCAGCACCTCGGGCATTGAAAAGGAACACCTGCTCAAATTCTATGAACTCTTCGCGGCCACGGGCAAGCCGGACAAGGCCGGAACCATCATGTACGCCATGGGCTGGACCCAGCACACCGTGGGCACGCAGTATATCCGGACCATGGCCATGGTCCAGCTGCTGCTCGGCAACATCGGCGTAGCCGGCGGCGGCGTCAACGCCCTGCGCGGCGAGTCCAACGTCCAGGGGTCCACGGACCACTGTCTGCTCTGGCACATCCTGCCCGGATACCTGGCCACCCCCAACGCGGCCATCGAATCGTACGACGCATACGTGACCAGCAAGGCCAAGCCGCACCTGGAAGGAGCCAAGGATCCCAAGAGTGCGGCCTGGTGGCAATACTACCCCAAGTACATGGCCAGCTTCCTCAAGGCCATGTACCCCGAGGCCTCGCTCGACGACGGCTACAAATGGCTGCCCAAGGCTGAGGACGGGACCACCTACACCTGGCTCCAGCTCTTCGAGCACATGGACAAGAAGGAGTTCACCGGCTTCTTCGCCTGGGGCATGAACCCGGCCTGCGGCGGCGCCAACGCCAGCAAAAACCGCCGGGCCATGGCCAACCTCGACTGGATGGTCAACGTCAACATCTTCGACAACGAGACCGGTTCCTTCTGGCGCGGTCCGGGCATGGACCCGAAGAATGTGAAGACCGAGGTCTTCTTCCTGCCGTGCTGCGTGTCCATCGAGAAGGAAGGCTCCATCACCAACTCCGGCCGCTGGATGCAATGGCGCTACCAGGGGCCAACGCCCAGGGGCGAGTCCAAGTCCGACGGCCACATCATGACCGAACTCTTCGAGGCGATCAAAAAGCTCTACGCCAAGGAAGGCGGCGCGTTCCCCGAGCCCATCCAAAACCTCTCGGTGGACATGTGGCAATCCCACGGCGAATACGACGCCCACATGGTGGCCAAGCTGATCAACGGCTACTTCCTCAAGGACGTGACCATCAAGGGCAAGACCTACAAGAAGGGTACGCTGGTACCGAGCTTCGCGTTCCTCCAGGACGACGGCTCCACCGCTTCGGGCAACTGGCTGTACTGCAACTCATACACCGAGGACGGCAACAAGGCGTCCCGCCGCAGCACGGAGCAGACTCCGGAGCAGGCCAAGATCGGGCTGTTCTCCAACTGGTCGTGGTGCTGGCCGGTCAACCGGCGGATCATCTACAACCGCGCCTCCTGCGACAACACGGGCAAGCCCTATGCTCCGCAGAAGCCGGTGGTGACCTGGAACGGCGAGAAGTGGATCGGTGACGTGCCGGACGGCGGCTGGGCTCCGGGCACCAAGTACGCCTTCATCATGAAGCCCAACGGACACGGCCATGTCTTCGGCGCGGGCCGGATGGACGGTCCCTTCCCCGAGCACTACGAGCCCATGGAGACCCCGTTCAAGGCGCACGAGTTCTCGAACCAGCTCAACAACCCCACCGCCCTGCGTTTCGCGCACGAGACCATGGCGGTGGCCGATCCCAAGTACCCTTACGTGGCAACGACGTACCGCGTGACCGAGCACTGGCAGACCGGCCTGATGACCCGCCACACCCCGTGGCTGCTTGAAACCATGCCCCAGCTTTTCGTCGAGATGAGCGAGGAGCTGGCCAAGGAAAAGGGCATCGAGAACGGCGAGAAGGTCATGGTCGAGTCCATCCGCGGCAAGGTCTGGGCCATCGCCATGGTCACCAAGCGGATGCATCCGCTCAAGATCATGGGCAAGACCGTTTACCAGATCGGCATGCCGTGGTGCTTCGGCTGGCAGATGCCTCACGACGGCAGCGGCGGCGATTCCGCCAACCTGCTGACCCCGTCGGTCGGCGACCCCAACACCGGCATCCCCGAAACCAAGGTCTTCGTGGCCAACGTCCACAAGATGTAA
- a CDS encoding TIGR00341 family protein translates to MALRVIEIVTPRSDKDEVKKSLEEHQPDAGYVFWASPLDDEDSLSFRVVLDVAETANVMDELEERFAWTDKYRIVVYSAEATLPRLDKLAMEEEEDGDSSDKKDKSVQAAVSREELYADVLDTSLLSRHYVMLVTFSCLVGVIGLLRDNVAIIIGAMVLAPLLGPNVGLSLATTLGDMKLARSSLLTLAVGVLLCFVLSAGVGLILGIPEMTHELSVRSMTSYSDIILAMVSGAAGIITVTLGVPTSLVGVMVALSLLPPLIAGGLFLGAGMFPEAGGAGLLFAANIICLNLAGVGTFLIQGIRPLSWYEKERAKKATIQAALVWTVLLAALIGLMFLKTH, encoded by the coding sequence ATGGCATTGCGCGTTATCGAAATCGTCACTCCCCGTTCGGACAAGGATGAGGTCAAGAAATCGCTCGAGGAGCATCAGCCCGACGCGGGCTATGTTTTCTGGGCATCGCCTTTGGACGACGAGGACTCCCTGTCCTTCCGCGTGGTCCTGGATGTGGCCGAGACCGCCAACGTCATGGACGAGCTGGAGGAACGGTTCGCCTGGACCGACAAGTACCGCATCGTGGTCTACTCGGCCGAGGCCACCCTCCCCAGGTTGGACAAGCTGGCCATGGAAGAGGAAGAGGACGGGGATTCCTCGGACAAGAAGGACAAAAGCGTTCAGGCGGCGGTCAGCCGCGAGGAACTTTACGCCGATGTCCTGGACACGAGCCTGCTCTCCCGGCACTACGTCATGCTCGTCACGTTCTCCTGTCTTGTGGGGGTTATCGGGCTGTTGCGCGACAACGTGGCCATCATCATCGGCGCCATGGTCCTGGCCCCGCTGCTCGGCCCCAATGTGGGGCTTTCCCTGGCCACCACGCTCGGCGACATGAAGCTCGCCCGGTCGTCCCTGTTGACCCTGGCAGTGGGCGTACTCCTCTGTTTTGTCCTCTCCGCCGGTGTCGGGCTGATCCTGGGCATTCCCGAGATGACCCATGAGTTGTCCGTGCGCAGCATGACGTCCTATTCCGACATCATCCTGGCCATGGTTTCCGGCGCGGCCGGAATCATCACCGTCACCCTGGGCGTGCCCACCTCGCTGGTCGGGGTCATGGTCGCCCTGTCCCTGCTCCCGCCGCTCATCGCTGGCGGCCTGTTTCTGGGGGCCGGAATGTTCCCCGAGGCGGGCGGAGCTGGCCTGCTCTTTGCGGCCAACATCATCTGCCTCAACCTCGCCGGAGTCGGCACCTTCCTGATTCAGGGCATCCGCCCGCTGTCATGGTATGAAAAGGAACGTGCCAAAAAGGCCACCATCCAGGCCGCTCTGGTCTGGACCGTGCTCCTGGCCGCGCTCATCGGGCTGATGTTCCTCAAGACGCACTAG